The genomic region ATATGAGACTTACTACGAAGTCTGGAGAAGTTTAGGACCAATAGCAACATTTGAAGTGATTCATGTTAAGATAAGGGTAATTAAATATTATTCTTCAGGGCATAAGATGATATTCACAGGGGTCAGGAAGGCATTATCTCCCTGAATTCAGCATGGCACAACACTGCATGTAGTATggagttttgttgttttttgtttcttttccttgcACTGCAGCATAGGCTTGAGTCACTCTAGATGCCATATACCATACTTCATTAACCATCTGATCTGTTCAAACACTTGCTATATTCTATTCTACAGTTGGTTTTTGGTCATCACCCAGATTACACTTCTATTTCAGTCCCTCAGGCCAAAGAACATTTGTGCACTGACATTATTGGTGATGTCAGAAGAACTCTGGCAAACACTGCTGCAAAGCAAGAATCTTGTGTCTCCCACAATAATAGTAGCTACagtattttgtttatttattttttaatgttgaGGAGCCCGGTTCTACAAACCCTTCCTTATGTGAATAGtcattactcacatgagtagccccattgactccagtaggaGGATCAAGTCCTATGTGATGGACTGGgggatttaaaattaaatcataGATATTTTGGAACCAGAGACTTTGCTCATCAGATTATAATAATTTTAATGCATTGTAGAGAAAATTAAAGGCTTAAACTATTTGGCAGTGTCTTTTTACCTCTAGGCTGTAATAAGTAAAAAACTACCTGACTCACTGACAAAGGTTCATCTGCACTTCGGTCATCTGACGACTTTGGAACTTCTAGTCTGTCGATGAAAGTCTGGAGTTCTTTCCTAAATGCCTTCATCTGTGCATTGATTCGATAAAGAAGCTCATGCTCCCGAATCCTACTGCCATCATCTTCTTCATCCATGAGTCCAAACAGATCCCCATTGGCCACGTAAATTCTTGCCTCTGTTATGATGGTACTTGTATCAGAAATCAGGCGATCTATTGTTTTGCCCAGTCGCTCGGCTTCAGAGCGGATGTCCTTCATCTGCTGCCGATCTGTGAAGCTCTTCTGCCACCCAGTCGGTGTAGGATAAAAAGACCTAGTGGGAGTCAGGCACCGGATATTGCGTACCTCCTCAGAGTCACTTTCCCCTCCAATGGGACCTTCCCTTTTGCGGTGGGGAGGGCGGGAATCATCATCACTTTCTTTTTTCCCTGCATCACTTTCAGCATCACTGTCTCTGGGGCTGCCCCGGATCCCGAGGTGAGAGGCCAAGTCATAGCGCTGCATGTTGGACATTAACACTCTGTTTTCATACTGAAGTTGCATGACTTTGCCACTGAGCTCATTGATTTGCATTCGGGCAGCTTTTAGCTCTTCTTGCAGTGCTTCTGTCTTGGCATTATCATGGTGCCTCGAGCTCTCATGGGTGCCAGACttgtatttgtatttgtttaGCTCTGTTGTGATGCGCTTGTTTTGTTCCTCCAGGTCAGCCAAGTTTCTCCTCAGCAATTCTGTCTCATCTTCAACTAGCTGCAAATGCTGCCGTAACTCTGAGAGAGATTCGCTCTGTTCCCCCATGAGGGGATTTGCTGTTCCTGAGAAATCATCTCCTCTTAAATCGTCAAGCTCTGCTTTCAGTCCTCTATTTTCTACTTCCAGTTCTACTATTTTCCTTCCAAGGATGTTGGCTTCTTCCTCTACTAATCTCAATCTAAGCTTGAGTTCTGCTTCCCTCGTGGTAGGTGGTCCTCCAGCTTCACCTTTCGGTAAGGGACTGTCTAGATCCCCATAAAATGATCTATATTTTTGAAGCTCATGTTCAAATCTGTCTTTCTCCTTATCAATTTTAGCCATTTTTTTTCTCATAAGGGCAGCTTCTTCTTTAACAAACTGCAACTGGCATTTCAGATCTTCATTgtcctccttaaaaaaaaatgaaaataattttatgTCAACAAAGAGCACCATTTGAAATCAAACACAGCTTTAAATCAAAAGATTAACAATAAAAGCAATATACCATCAGAAGTTAAAATGTAATTATAACAATTATTTTTCTACATCTGAAGATGAGATTAAGACAAAAAAGCCTTCTTTCTTTGCTATGAAAGCCTGAACTGTTCCCAGAAAACATGCGTTTTCAGCACCCTTTCATGAAAGACTAAGATTTTATTGGCTCATGATGTGTGGAAAGTGAAAAGAGAGTGAGAGGATACTTTTTAAGCTTCATACCCAAAAGGCTGAAAAACCAAAATTGAAAGTCAGTTAAATAAGGCAACATATATAGAAAAGAGTCTCAAAGTCTGCAGCCAAAGGGCCAAGTCCCGGAGTCCTGATCAGATAAAAGtcttgttgacttcaatgggagttttgcctttcaTCCGGATCCTACAAATTGAACTTCTGAGCCCATGCAGCACCCTACTGCAGTCAATGCACAGGTCCACTTGTACTGTTCTCAGTGCAGGATTGGGTCAGTTGTCAAGACTGCAGATCTGGGCCCAAGATCCCTATATCCCATACAGCAGTATGATATAATACTAAACatcaaaactaaaaacaaaaacaaagggccagatcctcagttcatgtaaattggtgtagctccactgaagcctcaagctgaggatctgggctgttATTACCTCAACATACCTCAGTGGGTGTCTGCTGTGActttttttctgatttctgcAAGTCTTTGCTCCCTCTTCTTTTCAACGACAGCTACAAAAAAGTGAGATACATTGAACATGTCACTAACCATGTATCTAATTCAGTCCCCTTTTCTAATAAATACCAAATCACATACAATTATTTGGACTGCTTCTTCTAATTCCTGTAATATCACAAACAAGGAAAATAATTCTATCTTAAAATAACACAACAGAAATGCTATATAAGGCATTGTAAAATAGTAACCACTCTTGGTTGCCTTTTCAATATTCAGACATCAAATAATAAATGCTTAGAACATCCCCATGAGGCAGGTAACAAACTTATCATTATAACTCATATTGTAtaaatgggtaaactgaggcaaggggtgacatcctggcttcattgaagtcaatgaagttctGCCATTAACGTCAATGGaactaggatttcacccagggaGCTTAAGTGACTTCTGCCCGAGGCCAAAGAAGGAATCAGAAACAGGCAGTTCCCAGTGATCAGGAAATTAGGCCTccctgctttcatttaaaaaaaaattaacactagAGTTGGTGAAATAATTTATGAATCACTTATCTGATGAGCTTAGTCCTcttttctgttcactgtttgtttGCAAACCAATCCTGATGTCTGTGAAAGTATTAATTAGTCACAGGTATTAACCAAATTGTCTAGCTGGCCAATTTTCAAGTAGCAGAGTGTTTGCAAATGGTTCACTATTCACAGAGTAGGATGGGTCACCaaagtcacatgatattgttttCTTCTGGCTGATCAGATAACTGGAAGCTTTTAAAtacaagaatcatagaaatgtaggcctggaagggacctcaataggtcatctagtccagtcccctgtactgaggcagaactaaggtctggtctacactacatagttaggtcgatgcaaggcagcttacgtcaacctaactatggaagtgtctacacttaaatttcgctcccaccaatgtaactgCCCCTCTACGtggacttaataactccacctccatgagcgaAGCAAAGTCAAGgctgatgtagttaggttgatgcagtatcagtgtagacactgcatcgCTTATGTTGACAGTTACTGGCatccacaatgccccacactgacagtacaatACATaaaagcactcctggtgaggacgcacaccactgacacaaggagcaaagtagacatgcacaagtgatgtaattactgCAGCAGCTGTATGCCAAGGTAAGTTAAGTCAACTTAATTCTGAAGCGCTCACATggcctaagtattatctagaccaggggttctcaacctttttctttctgagcccattctcccccccccccaacattcaATAAAAACGCCATGGCCCACCAATGCCACAACtgcttttctgcatataaaaatcAGGGCCAGCGTTAGTGGATAGCAAGCAgagcagttgcctggggccccatgccacaggggcccccacaaagctacattgcttcagCTTCGGACCTGGGGGGTAgggctcagggccctgagctTCAGCCACAGGTGGTAGGGCTTTGACTCAAATTTGTTGCCTCAAATTTTTAACAAACATTAAAGTTATTTTTGGTAGCCAGGATACTAACATTTGAATAACAACAATAACTTGCCTTTATATATTGCCTTTCATTCTGCTCTTCTCAAATTTTAACTATACCCAATGCTCATATTGTCCGCTACTGAAAtgaagcagctgtttaacagcacacagcaacactataTAATTTTATAGCAGAAAGCAACAAAGAATACCACATATACAATTAAAATTGGAGGAGTGATTTGAGTAGTTAGATTGTGCCCAATTGGAATTTGGGTGGGGCACTGGGGTTAACACCCATTCTCCTGTGAAAAGTACCATGGGGAACTTAATGACCACAGGAGGTCAAAACCTCAGTTTTATATCACCTctggacataagaatggccatactgggtcagaccaaaggtccatctagcccagtatcctgtctcccaacagtggccactgccaggtgccccagagagaatgaacagaacaggtaatcatcgtgTGATCCAAAGCTGACCTCTTCAAAAAACACAGTGCGCCCTAATAACATGTCAGAGCATTGATCCAATATGGACGCTGAAGAGAGAATGTCATCTACTGACTATCAAACACTATATCCTGCAGTCCCTGAATAATAAATTCAATAGGATTTTTCAAAGAGATAGATAGCAATTTAGAATGTCTACGCATACCTGCCATCATTTTATCTTCATATttcatacttttaaaaaacacagatCCTATTTTCAATGTGTGAAATTATCTACTGCTGCTAACAGATATTTTAATTAATGGAAACTGAACATAAAATAATTAGGGACTGAATAAAAAACACTGGACAAACTAAAAATGTCCTCCCTCTCCATGGAATCAGATTCCTCACGTTATGTTTCTTTGGGCCCCAAATGGAAGGAGAGAAAGACCTTGGGGGAAGCACCTCACGGTGACAAAGAGTCGTGATTTAGGGTCAGGAAGCAAAGAGAGTGTTTTGGGTAAAAGAGGAGATGGGCTGGGATTGAAAGAAGTGAGAGAAAATACAGAAGGGcaaaacagaaaaaggaaaaatacatttaagagcaaggcaaataaaaaaataacaaatggaaagcttggagcctgattttcagactatGACCTCCATTTGGCACATATAAGATTTTATGCATATACCCTATGTATGCACTTTTGGTGCACTAACACCTGACAAGATAGATTATAGATTCTGTCACTTCCATGTGCAGAATTTTCATGTGCAAAATCTATTTGTCCACAATAGTTATGCACATGAATTCCTTTAGGATATATTTCTCTACTTGTCTCCATTCTTTTCCTTTGGCTTGATTACATCACCACAAGATGCAATGCAGCAGCATCCAAATCGCACCCCCAACTGCTTCTCAACTGCAGCAACAGACCTAGCACCAATACTTCAAACCTGGTTTCGAACATTATTGGtctaaaatgtaatttttttgctCAAAATTTTTTTCCTCAATAATTTGAAAACTGTACTCAATATTTTTGTGCATTCTTATAGCAAGAACAAAATATTTCCCTAAAACAACAAATATTATTGTTTATAGGGAATTAACAATATGTTTATtgctaatgaaaatattaaaccagttgaactttttttttaacatgccCCTCAAGATTTTTCAAGTGTACTTTAGCTAAAACGTAGTCAGGGTCTGTTACACAAAACtaacatcatttaaaaaaatctaccatTGTATTTAACAATTATGATCCAAAAAGATGACAAACTACATAAATAATTGATTTAGTTTGAAGATGTATTGAGTATactttgattttttaaatatgtttgtcAGACAGGTTTACAATGAAAATTGATTAAGGATATTTCCGGAATACCTGATGAAACAAATTATGTATCTGAAGTGGAAAAGACTGAGATATGGTCTACCAAATGGTGACTACACCAAGGATTTTAGGGAACTCTCCCATAGCGATTAGCAACTCCACCAGAATTAGCAACAGTGGGAGCACTAAACTGGCTGTTAGCATTTCTACAGCCTGTTGAGTAACCCCGCTCAGAGCAAGTCTAGAAGACATGGAGGTAAAACTTCACCACTTTACCAGCGATGAGCAGATGAAGCCAACCACATGAGAAACCACCATAACACAGAGGGATCTTTACCCATGCTCCCATCCTCAGCTAACACAGATGTCATGGCCAGGGAAAAAGGAATGCAGCTGTTGTAATAACTTCTTGGAGCCATTGCAAGTTAGAGCTGGCTTTAAGCTATCTTTGCACTCCCCGATATTGGTGCATCTGTGTACCATGCTGGTCTctaggctgctctaatttgcacTTATTGACCAGCCTCGCACAAAGTTGCCCCAAGTTCAGGGAAATGCAAAGCTGGTTAAAGTCACCTTTGCACCCTTCCCCCAACTCCTGACGTGCTCTGAGCACTTCTTGCCAGACCCTAGGATCTGACCCTGAATAGACATGAGAATTGAAATAATCACTTTACTAtcacctatttaaaaaaatcaaatgaacagGTATTAGAAACTGAATGGATCCTCTCCAGGCTGGTGACTGAAAATACATTCTACCCTCAaaataatatgtttttaaatgtcCATTTCATTCCTAAAGTTTATCAGTTTAAAGGGCCACACTCCTAATAAACTATCTCAATCACCATGCTGGGCAACCTGCCAGCAACACACCCAGGGCACTTGCTTTGTCTCTGATGGGCACAAGCATACATATCCTACCAATCCAGTGTTCTGCCCAGCCTACTCCAAGGGCAATGTCCTGTGTACTTCAGTACCTTGCCTGCTCACAAGAATGAAGCAGGGAGGTAGCACAGAGGGATATTAAGAAATGCAAGTGAATATTCATACCCAGGAACTGAACAGAAAGTTGCTAGGTCTGGTTATAGCCCTAACAGCTCTATCAGTGTCCTCTTAATATTAAAAATGGCATATGTTACACTCATTACTGGAGAAGGATATAGAATGCAGGCATCCTTCACCAGGAAGAGATAAATAGATCAATGTACTCATTTAAACTAGTTGAAGCCAATATCCCACTTCAGAAGAAGGGGGCATGGGGTTTCTTCAGCTATTTATATTTTACATGtgctttgttttaaattattttatttatcattttcagATTCATTCATGTCT from Mauremys mutica isolate MM-2020 ecotype Southern chromosome 3, ASM2049712v1, whole genome shotgun sequence harbors:
- the SOGA3 gene encoding protein SOGA3 isoform X3, whose amino-acid sequence is MQTKGGNHGSAADPAEAPLASSPSPMAAAGPEGLQQGAGGVGSPSPPQQEELQEEMERLREENDTLKNEIDELRTEMDEMRDSFFEEDACQLQEMRHELERANKNCRILQYRLRKAERKRLRYAQTGEIDGELLRSMEQDLKVAKDVSVRLHHELENVEEKRATTEDENEKLRQQLIEVEITKQALQNELEKVKELSLKRRGSKDLQKSEKKSQQTPTEEDNEDLKCQLQFVKEEAALMRKKMAKIDKEKDRFEHELQKYRSFYGDLDSPLPKGEAGGPPTTREAELKLRLRLVEEEANILGRKIVELEVENRGLKAELDDLRGDDFSGTANPLMGEQSESLSELRQHLQLVEDETELLRRNLADLEEQNKRITTELNKYKYKSGTHESSRHHDNAKTEALQEELKAARMQINELSGKVMQLQYENRVLMSNMQRYDLASHLGIRGSPRDSDAESDAGKKESDDDSRPPHRKREGPIGGESDSEEVRNIRCLTPTRSFYPTPTGWQKSFTDRQQMKDIRSEAERLGKTIDRLISDTSTIITEARIYVANGDLFGLMDEEDDGSRIREHELLYRINAQMKAFRKELQTFIDRLEVPKSSDDRSADEPLSVSQIRSARDIVSVVATAVKTLKTTCLQKKNKTK